The sequence below is a genomic window from Oscillospiraceae bacterium.
CGGCCCGGGGGTCGTTGGCGAAGAGGATCTCCACCTCCGCCCCGCTCTCCCGCACCAGCTGGGCGTAGTACTCCACGTAGTCCACGCCGGTAAAGGTGTGCTTGCGGTAGCCGAAGAGCGCGCGGTAGCGCTCCAGGGTGAGCACGTCCCTGTACGGGTCCACGCCCTTCTCGTCCATCAAGTCCTCGTCGATCAGGTGGTTGCCCACCTCGTCGGAGGGGTAGGAGAGCACCAGCACCACCTTTTGGCAGCCCTTGGCGATGCCCCGCAGGCAGATGGCGAACCGGTTGCGGCTCAGGATGGGGAAAAGGACGCCCACGGTGCCGCCGCCCAGCTTGGCGCGCACGTCCGCCGCGATGTCGTCCACCGAGGCGTAGTTGCCCTGGGAGCGGGCCACGATGGCCTCGGTCATGGCGATAATATCCCGGTCGCGGATGGAAAAGCCGTCGTCCGCCGCGGCCTCCAGCACGGAGGCGGTGACGAGCTCGACCAGGTCGTCTCCGCTGCGGATGATGGGAGCGCGGATACCCCTCGATACAGTACCGACCATCCGGCTCATGCAGCAACACTCCTAATTTGTTCATTTTTGCGGTTACTTTACCACAACGGTCTTATTATATCGTAAAACGCCATGGATGTAAAACAAAAATTTCAAATCGCGTCGCCCGCCACCCACGCCTGCACGTGGGCCACAAAGCGGGCGGTCAGGGGGGAGAGGCTGTCCAGCCGCCGGACGGCCAGGCCGATGTACCGGTACTGGGGCGGGTCCAGGGGCTTGGTGACGATGGCGTAGGGGTTGCGGCGCAGGATCAGATCGGGCAGCACGCTCACCCCAAGGCCGTTTTCCACCATGGACATCACCGAGTAGTCGTCGTTCACGTTGTAGCACAGGTTGGGCCGCACGCCCAGGGCCTCGAAGATGCGCAGCACCTCCCGGTCCCGGTTGTCCTCCATTTTAATGTAGGGGTCCTCCGCGAAGCGCTCCACCGGGTAGCGCTCTTCCCCCGCAAGGGGGTGGTCCGGGGGGAGGACGGCCAGCTCCGCGTCCCGCCGGAGGAACACGGTGTCCAGCGGCAGGGTGGTGGGCAGGGCGGCAAAGCCGCAGTCCACGGTGCCGGCGGAGATCCACTCCTCGATCTCCCGGTACTCGATGTGGGTGAGGATCTCAAAGCGGATGCCGGGGTAGCTGCGCAGGAAGGTCTTCATGATGGGGGGCAGCCACTGGGCCGCGATGCTGGTGAAGGCGCCGATGCGGATGGTGCCCCGGGCGAGGCCGTGGATCTCCGCCACCTCCTGCTCCAGGGCGCGCCGGGCGTTGCACACCGCCTGGACGGCGGGGAGCAGCTCCCGCCCCGCCGCGGTGGGGGACACCCCCCCGCGGCCCCGGATGAGCATCGGCAGCCCCCACTCCTGCTCCAGATCCGCGATGATGCGGCTTACCGCGGACTGGGTGTAGCCCAGGGCCTCCGCCGCCCGGGTCAGGTTGCCCAGCTCCGCCGCCTTGACCAGCACCTCAAGCTTTCCAATGTCCATGCCAACTTTCACAACCATTCTGAATTGTAATGTTAAGTATGAAAAAGAGTTGTTTGCGTAATGGTATGGCCGCATTGTATAATACAGACAGAAGGAAGTCAAGCAGATGCGTGAAAGGAGCTGTTTTTAATGCGTGAGAATTTCGGTGTTTACTATCAGGGGTTCGACATCGGCCTGATGGGCGGCTGCCCCAGCAGCATGAAGCAGGAATTTTGGAAGGGGAGCCCCTGGAAGGCCCTTTCGGCCCTGTTCGGTAACAATTAGGTTTCCATAGTCCTCCTATTTCTTCCCACACTTTCCCACAAGGAAACGCCGCCCGGCAGTGCCGGGCGGCGTTTCTGACTGTCTGGATATGGAGAGGGGCTACTTCACAACGCCGTCGGGCACGTCCTCGATGTACTCCAGGTGCACGTCGGCGTGCTTCTCCCGCCAGGCGGCGTAGAGGAAGGCCAGCGCGCAGAAGACCACGTTGGCCAGGATGAGGGGGGTGCTGAGGGTGCCCATCTGGGTCAGGCAGATAAGGGCCTCGGCACAGCCGCCGATGAGGGCCGCCGCGTACAGCGCGGGCTTGGGCAGGTGGAAGCGGGAGGCGGCCCAGCGGTTGGGGAAGATCCTGGGCAGGCGGAAGATGGCGAAGGCGGTGAAGATGTAAAAGGCGTTGCCCAGCACCAGGTAGACGCTGGAGATGACGTTGATGTCGAAGCCGGTGACGATGGCGGCGGCGTTGAGCACGTAGAGCACGGCGAACACAAAGACGGGAGCGCCGTACTTGTTGGTCTTGGCGCAGGCCTTGG
It includes:
- a CDS encoding LysR family transcriptional regulator, giving the protein MDIGKLEVLVKAAELGNLTRAAEALGYTQSAVSRIIADLEQEWGLPMLIRGRGGVSPTAAGRELLPAVQAVCNARRALEQEVAEIHGLARGTIRIGAFTSIAAQWLPPIMKTFLRSYPGIRFEILTHIEYREIEEWISAGTVDCGFAALPTTLPLDTVFLRRDAELAVLPPDHPLAGEERYPVERFAEDPYIKMEDNRDREVLRIFEALGVRPNLCYNVNDDYSVMSMVENGLGVSVLPDLILRRNPYAIVTKPLDPPQYRYIGLAVRRLDSLSPLTARFVAHVQAWVAGDAI